From one Thermoanaerobacter uzonensis DSM 18761 genomic stretch:
- a CDS encoding stalk domain-containing protein, with product MQKITNGQKETINAPAFETNGRVMVPLRVISQLFGKNVDWYQEGQIATIGD from the coding sequence ATTCAAAAGATAACTAATGGCCAAAAAGAAACAATCAATGCTCCTGCCTTTGAAACTAATGGAAGGGTTATGGTTCCATTAAGAGTAATAAGTCAACTGTTTGGCAAAAATGTAGATTGGTATCAAGAAGGGCAAATTGCAACAATAGGTGATTAA
- a CDS encoding ABC transporter permease — protein sequence MNKTRLFAIIKKEIIHIRRDRISLVISFIMPITMLLLFGYAIATEVDHIPMAVFDQSKTYESRNYIEAYKNSLYFNPDFYVSSIDELNRLLDEGKVIIPPDFSQYKVKMVQPLLKIDGSDPTTARTALSSGIMISQMFSNNIVQKELKVKGMKMPSIGIDLSTKVEYNPELNTQVFTIPWLLGLIMQNITIILTAFALVREKERGTIEQLIVTPIKSSELMIGKLLPYILIGYTDFLMVLGLSMYWFGVPVRGNIYLLFLLGLDFITCALAIGILISTVAQTQTQAMQGAFFVLLPTIILSGFIFPREQMLTVIRAIEDIFLLMYFLVILRDGNNLKYLTKATT from the coding sequence ATGAATAAGACGAGGCTTTTTGCAATTATTAAAAAAGAAATTATACATATAAGAAGAGACAGGATAAGTTTAGTTATTTCATTTATTATGCCTATTACAATGCTTTTGCTCTTTGGCTATGCTATTGCAACAGAAGTTGACCATATACCAATGGCAGTTTTTGACCAAAGCAAGACCTATGAAAGCAGAAACTATATTGAAGCATACAAAAATTCATTGTATTTTAATCCGGATTTTTATGTAAGTAGTATAGATGAGTTAAATCGTTTGCTGGATGAAGGAAAGGTTATTATACCGCCGGATTTTTCGCAGTATAAAGTAAAAATGGTACAGCCTTTACTTAAAATTGATGGTTCTGATCCTACAACAGCAAGGACTGCTTTATCAAGCGGTATTATGATATCTCAAATGTTTTCAAACAATATTGTACAAAAAGAATTGAAAGTCAAAGGCATGAAAATGCCTTCCATTGGAATAGACCTTTCTACAAAAGTAGAATACAATCCAGAACTCAACACGCAAGTGTTTACAATTCCGTGGCTTTTGGGTCTAATCATGCAAAACATCACCATAATATTGACGGCTTTTGCGCTTGTGAGAGAAAAAGAAAGGGGCACAATAGAACAATTGATTGTAACCCCTATAAAATCTTCAGAATTAATGATTGGAAAACTTTTACCTTACATTCTAATTGGTTACACAGATTTTTTAATGGTTTTAGGGCTTAGCATGTATTGGTTTGGCGTGCCTGTTAGAGGTAATATATATCTATTGTTTTTATTAGGACTTGATTTTATAACCTGTGCTCTTGCAATAGGAATACTTATCTCAACAGTAGCGCAGACTCAAACCCAAGCAATGCAGGGGGCATTTTTCGTATTGCTTCCAACCATAATATTGTCAGGATTTATTTTTCCGAGGGAACAAATGCTTACTGTCATAAGAGCAATTGAAGATATTTTCCTACTTATGTATTTTCTAGTTATTTTGAGAGATGGAAATAACTTAAAATACTTAACCAAAGCAACAACATAG
- a CDS encoding ATP-binding cassette domain-containing protein encodes MLFIIIPYPKLLILDEPTSGVDPLSRRMFWDIIKSLANDGMSILLTTHYMEEAEICGLTAFMFNGKLMAFGTPSMR; translated from the coding sequence TTGTTATTTATAATAATCCCTTATCCTAAATTGCTTATACTTGATGAACCTACATCAGGAGTGGACCCTTTATCAAGAAGGATGTTTTGGGATATCATAAAAAGCCTTGCTAATGATGGTATGTCAATTTTATTGACTACTCATTATATGGAAGAAGCAGAAATATGTGGCCTCACAGCTTTTATGTTTAATGGGAAGTTGATGGCTTTTGGTACCCCCTCTATGAGATAA
- a CDS encoding DUF4258 domain-containing protein yields MENLNIKTIKKLILKGQWFLSEHALDRLIERNLRISDVLVSILNGEIIETYPEDPRGASCLILGKKDSTPIHTVCGLMNDNLVIITVYLPEPPKWIDERTRGGKYYE; encoded by the coding sequence ATGGAGAACTTGAATATAAAAACTATAAAAAAGTTAATCTTGAAAGGCCAATGGTTTTTAAGTGAACATGCTCTAGACAGATTAATCGAAAGAAACCTAAGAATATCTGATGTTTTAGTTTCAATTTTAAATGGTGAAATCATAGAAACATATCCAGAAGATCCACGTGGTGCTAGTTGTCTAATTTTAGGTAAAAAAGACAGCACTCCTATTCACACAGTTTGTGGTTTAATGAATGATAATTTGGTAATTATAACAGTTTATCTTCCCGAACCGCCCAAATGGATAGATGAGAGAACGAGAGGAGGTAAGTATTATGAATAA
- a CDS encoding type II toxin-antitoxin system MqsA family antitoxin: MNKCFKCGCEELIKTKVTLEKWINGKLIVVENVPAWVCKECGEKYFDAETMLKLDEYFYEAVPEKIIEVPVFEYKEG, translated from the coding sequence ATGAATAAATGTTTTAAGTGTGGTTGTGAAGAACTAATAAAAACAAAAGTCACACTCGAAAAATGGATTAATGGAAAACTTATTGTTGTAGAAAATGTTCCAGCATGGGTATGTAAAGAATGTGGAGAAAAATATTTTGATGCGGAAACTATGCTAAAGCTTGATGAGTATTTTTACGAAGCAGTACCAGAAAAAATTATTGAAGTCCCTGTATTTGAATATAAGGAAGGATAA